The Urbifossiella limnaea genome has a window encoding:
- a CDS encoding efflux RND transporter periplasmic adaptor subunit, giving the protein MATDTGKTTTRRYLWLGGKVALALVATGVVVYRLWFVPVSVQRHTVESGEIVVEVMGTGTLDAHVKAAVSTKIPGRLKTVLVDQGDTVKEGQEVARLDDLDLGHEVEVEEANVAARKAAVDRLQAEVTQTKVVLTQATSNEDRVRRVLASGGGSQDDLDKAVESLGVARANLARTEAALVEGKRQIVTAEKTLGFRRSRFEDAVIRAPFDAVVVRRDRNVGDVVVPGSSILAVVATNELWVSAWVDESAMAAVRPIQPARVVFRSHPDQPLPGTVVRTGRETDRETREFLVDVAPAKLPEDWSIGQRAEVYIETARKRAAAVIPPDYLVWRDRRPLVFVESRGRAERRAVTVGLRGRDAVEVLDGVAAGETVVAPARAGTELTDGQRVHNP; this is encoded by the coding sequence ATGGCGACCGATACCGGCAAGACGACGACGCGGCGCTACCTGTGGCTCGGCGGCAAGGTCGCGCTCGCACTCGTCGCGACGGGCGTGGTCGTCTACCGGCTGTGGTTCGTCCCGGTTTCCGTTCAACGGCACACGGTCGAGTCGGGTGAAATCGTCGTGGAGGTGATGGGCACGGGTACCCTCGACGCCCACGTGAAGGCCGCCGTCAGCACCAAGATCCCGGGCCGACTAAAGACGGTGCTGGTGGACCAGGGCGACACGGTGAAGGAGGGGCAAGAAGTCGCCCGGCTGGACGACCTCGACCTCGGACACGAGGTCGAGGTCGAGGAGGCCAACGTGGCCGCCAGGAAGGCGGCCGTCGACCGCCTCCAGGCCGAAGTCACGCAGACCAAGGTGGTCCTCACGCAGGCGACCAGCAACGAGGACCGGGTCCGGCGTGTGCTCGCCTCCGGCGGGGGGTCACAAGACGACCTGGACAAGGCGGTCGAGTCGCTCGGCGTCGCCAGGGCGAACCTGGCGAGAACCGAGGCCGCGCTCGTGGAAGGGAAGCGGCAGATCGTCACCGCGGAGAAGACGCTGGGGTTCCGGCGGTCGCGGTTCGAGGACGCGGTGATCCGGGCGCCGTTCGACGCGGTCGTCGTCCGCCGGGATCGGAACGTCGGCGACGTCGTCGTACCGGGGAGTTCGATTCTCGCGGTCGTGGCGACCAACGAGTTGTGGGTGAGCGCCTGGGTGGACGAGTCGGCGATGGCCGCGGTGCGGCCCATCCAGCCCGCGCGAGTGGTCTTCCGCTCGCACCCCGATCAACCGCTCCCCGGAACCGTCGTCCGCACCGGCCGGGAGACCGACCGCGAGACCCGCGAGTTCCTCGTGGACGTCGCCCCGGCGAAACTGCCGGAGGACTGGTCGATCGGGCAGCGGGCGGAGGTGTACATCGAAACCGCCCGGAAGCGAGCGGCAGCCGTCATTCCGCCGGACTACCTCGTGTGGCGCGACCGCCGGCCGCTCGTCTTCGTCGAGTCGCGGGGCCGGGCGGAGCGGCGCGCGGTCACGGTCGGTCTGCGGGGCCGGGACGCGGTGGAAGTCCTGGACGGGGTCGCGGCGGGCGAGACGGTCGTGGCCCCCGCACGGGCCGGGACCGAGCTGACCGACGGGCAGAGGGTCCACAACCCATGA
- a CDS encoding ArsR/SmtB family transcription factor, which yields MKTRRQKGEPGSAEPASTAVLTGGDEALAKLAWAVAHPARVRLLRLLIARSACVCGELVELMPLAQSTVSQHLKILKEAGLVRGEVDGPKVCYCVNPAGLARLKELVAGL from the coding sequence ATGAAGACCCGTCGGCAGAAGGGTGAGCCGGGTTCGGCGGAGCCGGCATCGACGGCCGTCTTGACGGGAGGCGACGAGGCACTCGCGAAGCTTGCGTGGGCCGTCGCTCACCCGGCCCGGGTGCGGCTGCTGCGGCTGCTCATCGCCAGGTCGGCGTGCGTGTGCGGCGAACTCGTCGAACTCATGCCGCTCGCGCAATCGACCGTCTCCCAGCACCTGAAGATCCTCAAGGAGGCGGGCCTCGTCCGGGGCGAGGTCGACGGGCCGAAGGTCTGCTACTGCGTCAACCCGGCCGGGCTCGCGCGGCTCAAGGAACTGGTCGCCGGGTTGTAA
- the arsD gene encoding arsenite efflux transporter metallochaperone ArsD yields MATLQVFDKPMCCSTGICGPQVDPVLPKFASDLAWLKDQGVAVERYNLAQQPQAFVAHADVTDAIRENHEHALPLVRVDGQIVCKGVYPAREMLAAWCGVSKPLAASGACCGPAGCC; encoded by the coding sequence GTGGCCACCCTGCAAGTGTTCGACAAGCCGATGTGCTGCTCGACCGGGATCTGCGGCCCGCAGGTCGATCCGGTGCTGCCGAAGTTCGCCTCCGACTTGGCGTGGCTCAAGGACCAGGGCGTCGCCGTCGAGCGGTACAACCTGGCCCAGCAGCCGCAGGCGTTCGTCGCCCACGCGGACGTGACGGACGCCATCCGCGAGAACCACGAGCACGCCCTCCCGCTGGTCCGCGTGGACGGCCAGATCGTCTGCAAGGGCGTCTACCCCGCCCGCGAGATGCTCGCCGCGTGGTGCGGAGTGTCGAAGCCGTTGGCCGCGTCCGGTGCGTGCTGCGGCCCGGCCGGCTGCTGCTGA
- a CDS encoding nitrophenyl compound nitroreductase subunit ArsF family protein, protein MKWIRRLTTAGLIAFVVASLGLAVADATGLRATPTPVGDPPPPATAPVVAYYFHSNHRCPTCRAIEANGQAALADAVRDGRVEWRVVNYDAAANKHFAEDYELAFASLVLVATDGGSPPRRKTLDRVWGLHADPPAFARYVQAELAAFTGGRP, encoded by the coding sequence ATGAAATGGATTCGGCGGCTCACCACGGCGGGGTTAATCGCCTTCGTGGTGGCGAGTCTCGGGCTCGCGGTCGCGGACGCGACCGGCCTGCGGGCCACCCCGACGCCGGTGGGTGATCCGCCGCCGCCGGCGACGGCCCCGGTGGTCGCGTACTACTTCCACTCGAACCACCGCTGCCCGACGTGCCGTGCGATCGAGGCCAACGGGCAGGCCGCTCTGGCCGACGCCGTCCGCGACGGGCGGGTCGAATGGCGCGTCGTCAACTACGACGCGGCCGCGAACAAGCACTTCGCCGAAGACTACGAACTGGCGTTCGCCTCGCTGGTGCTCGTGGCGACCGACGGGGGATCGCCGCCGCGGCGGAAGACCCTGGACCGGGTCTGGGGACTGCACGCCGACCCGCCCGCGTTCGCCCGGTACGTTCAGGCCGAGTTGGCCGCGTTCACCGGGGGCCGGCCGTGA
- the arsM gene encoding arsenite methyltransferase: protein MSESLVEQVRQKYAGVARSGLSNDHAGVRAVAEAFGYSPADLAALPAEANMGLSCGNPTATANLKPGEVVVDLGCGGGIDVLLAAKKVGPGGRAIGIDMTHEMIGRATQNALKAGVTNAEFHLARMEAMPLADASVEVVISNCVINLAPDKPAVFREMFRALKPGGRVAVSDVALKKPLPGELARSVAAYVGCVAGAIAVPEYERMLRDAGFDAVQVVDAGTDLNAYAKVEAGEGCCTPAPDPTVSCCGASAAAVPDLHSDLTHLLTRFDVNEFAASVRVFAVKS, encoded by the coding sequence ATGTCGGAGTCGCTGGTCGAGCAGGTGCGCCAGAAGTACGCCGGGGTCGCCCGGAGTGGGCTGTCGAACGACCACGCGGGGGTTCGGGCCGTCGCCGAGGCGTTCGGCTACTCCCCCGCGGACCTCGCCGCGCTCCCCGCCGAGGCGAACATGGGGCTGTCGTGCGGCAACCCGACCGCCACCGCCAACCTCAAGCCCGGCGAGGTCGTCGTCGACCTCGGGTGCGGCGGCGGCATCGACGTGCTGCTCGCCGCGAAGAAGGTCGGACCGGGCGGTCGGGCGATCGGCATCGACATGACGCACGAGATGATCGGCCGGGCGACCCAGAACGCCCTCAAGGCCGGCGTGACGAACGCGGAGTTCCACCTCGCCCGGATGGAGGCGATGCCGCTCGCGGACGCCTCGGTTGAGGTGGTGATCTCGAACTGCGTCATCAACCTGGCCCCGGACAAGCCGGCCGTGTTCCGCGAGATGTTCCGGGCGCTCAAGCCCGGCGGCCGGGTCGCGGTGTCCGACGTCGCGCTGAAGAAGCCATTGCCGGGCGAGCTGGCGCGGAGCGTGGCCGCGTACGTCGGCTGCGTGGCGGGTGCGATCGCCGTCCCGGAGTACGAGCGGATGCTGCGGGACGCCGGGTTCGACGCCGTCCAGGTGGTGGACGCCGGGACGGACCTGAACGCCTACGCCAAGGTGGAGGCCGGCGAGGGCTGCTGCACGCCGGCCCCGGACCCCACCGTCTCGTGCTGCGGGGCAAGCGCGGCGGCGGTCCCCGATTTGCATTCAGACCTGACACACCTGTTGACCCGCTTCGACGTAAACGAGTTCGCCGCGAGCGTCCGCGTGTTCGCGGTGAAGTCCTGA
- a CDS encoding urease accessory protein UreH domain-containing protein, translating into MTPFLALGTALWLGILTSVSPCPVATNLAAVSYVSRGAGRPSRVAAAGLLYALGRVVAYTALAGLLVTCVLASPAASLWFQEHLNRFLGPLLVLVGMVLVGLLDFGLGGAGIGEGLRRRVDRLGLAGAGLLGLVFALSFCPVTAALYFGGLIPLAVREGRRSCCPSPTASARPCRCWRSPGCWPSGPTASARRSGG; encoded by the coding sequence GTGACACCCTTTCTGGCCCTCGGGACGGCCCTCTGGCTGGGGATACTGACCTCGGTCAGTCCCTGCCCGGTGGCGACCAATCTGGCCGCGGTGTCCTACGTCAGCCGGGGCGCCGGCCGCCCGTCCCGCGTGGCGGCGGCCGGGCTCCTGTACGCCCTCGGGCGGGTCGTCGCCTACACCGCGCTGGCCGGCCTCCTCGTGACCTGCGTGCTCGCGTCCCCCGCGGCGTCGCTGTGGTTCCAGGAACACCTGAACCGCTTCCTGGGGCCGCTCCTGGTGCTGGTGGGGATGGTCCTCGTGGGCCTGCTCGACTTCGGGTTGGGCGGGGCGGGGATCGGCGAGGGGCTCCGCCGCCGGGTGGACCGGCTCGGGCTCGCCGGGGCCGGGCTGCTGGGGCTCGTGTTCGCGCTCTCGTTCTGCCCCGTGACGGCCGCGCTCTACTTCGGCGGCCTGATCCCGCTCGCCGTGCGGGAGGGTCGTCGGTCCTGCTGCCCGTCGCCTACGGCGTCGGCACGGCCCTGCCGGTGCTGGCGTTCGCCGGGTTGCTGGCCTTCGGGGCCAACCGCCTCGGCGCGGCGTTCCGGAGGGTGA
- a CDS encoding thioredoxin family protein: MKIQILGTGCPKCNYLFRAAEQAVTESGVSATVEKVTDIAEILEYSPWALPALAIDGRVMAAGHVMTADEVRAHFPT; this comes from the coding sequence ATGAAGATTCAGATTCTCGGCACCGGCTGTCCCAAGTGCAACTACCTGTTCCGGGCGGCCGAGCAGGCCGTGACGGAAAGCGGCGTGTCGGCCACGGTCGAGAAGGTCACGGACATCGCCGAGATCCTCGAGTACTCGCCGTGGGCGCTGCCCGCGCTGGCGATCGACGGCCGGGTCATGGCGGCCGGGCACGTCATGACCGCCGACGAGGTCCGGGCGCACTTTCCCACGTAA
- a CDS encoding ABC transporter permease has product MNLAVRDIRHSPGRFVFTALGIGMLLMIVMGMGGIYRGIVEDATLLVDSVGADLWVVQHGTRGPFAEVSRVPENLADRVAGVPGVASARRFVFHTVQRERDGRPLRVSVTGLDWPTDTGEWLPLVEGRPLGQNHYEMVADRSLRLARGERVKLGKDTYTVVGITSSMISSAGDGLAFFTVPDALAIQFDLPGEAVRLEQAARRRRTGDVDLGAVNPALLDVVSGPSNRIPSLTPPATSAVLVRVAPGADPAAVAAVIAGWSDVSAYDSEQARQLLLSGPVEKSRLQIGLFRVLLSIISAVVMGLILYTMTLDKIPSIALLKLMGASNRVVLWMILQQALILGAVGYGVAYLIGLQLFPRFPRRVVIANDDLLQLAGIVLAISLLSSGLGIWKAARVKPNQALMG; this is encoded by the coding sequence ATGAACCTCGCCGTCCGGGACATTCGACACAGCCCGGGCCGGTTCGTCTTCACCGCGCTCGGCATCGGCATGCTCCTGATGATCGTGATGGGGATGGGCGGGATTTACCGCGGCATCGTCGAAGACGCGACGCTGCTGGTGGACAGTGTCGGGGCCGACCTCTGGGTCGTGCAGCACGGCACCCGGGGGCCGTTCGCGGAGGTCTCGAGGGTGCCGGAGAACCTGGCCGACCGGGTGGCCGGTGTTCCCGGCGTGGCCAGCGCGCGGCGGTTCGTGTTCCACACCGTCCAGCGCGAGCGGGACGGCAGACCGCTTCGCGTCTCCGTCACCGGGCTGGACTGGCCGACCGACACGGGCGAATGGCTGCCGCTCGTGGAGGGCCGCCCGCTCGGGCAGAACCACTACGAAATGGTCGCCGACCGCAGCCTCCGGCTGGCCCGGGGCGAGCGGGTCAAGCTCGGCAAGGACACGTACACGGTCGTCGGCATCACGAGCAGCATGATCTCCTCCGCCGGGGACGGGCTGGCGTTCTTCACGGTGCCCGACGCCCTGGCCATCCAGTTCGACCTCCCGGGGGAGGCCGTCCGGCTGGAGCAGGCCGCCCGCCGCCGCCGGACCGGAGACGTGGACCTCGGCGCCGTGAACCCGGCCCTGCTGGACGTCGTGTCGGGACCGTCCAACAGAATCCCGTCCCTGACGCCGCCCGCGACGAGTGCGGTGCTCGTGCGGGTCGCACCGGGCGCGGACCCGGCGGCCGTCGCCGCGGTCATCGCCGGGTGGAGCGACGTCTCCGCTTACGACAGTGAACAGGCGCGACAACTCCTGTTGTCCGGCCCGGTCGAGAAGAGCCGGTTGCAGATCGGCCTGTTCCGGGTGCTGTTGAGCATCATCTCGGCCGTCGTGATGGGGCTCATCCTCTACACGATGACGCTGGACAAGATTCCGTCCATCGCGCTCCTCAAGCTGATGGGGGCCTCGAACCGGGTCGTCCTGTGGATGATCCTCCAGCAGGCCCTCATCCTGGGCGCGGTCGGGTACGGCGTCGCCTACCTGATCGGGCTGCAGCTGTTTCCCCGCTTCCCCCGCCGCGTCGTCATCGCCAACGACGACCTGCTCCAGCTGGCGGGCATTGTTCTCGCGATCTCGCTGCTGTCGAGCGGCCTGGGGATCTGGAAGGCGGCGCGGGTGAAGCCGAACCAGGCGCTGATGGGCTGA
- a CDS encoding ABC transporter ATP-binding protein: protein MSTTLAVETRHLTKVYGSGHTEVVAMRDVSVAVARGEVVALLGPSGSGKSTFLTAVGLINPPSSGEIRINGTLVQDGPRAAVNVTAFRRNNIGFVFQKANLIPFLSARENIQVALDLAGWPSRTARDRATALMKTLGVADRADNMPSDLSGGEQQRVAIARALANGPSVILADEPTAALDRERGRQVMELFRDVVRDHAAGVIVVTHDERALDVFDTLYDMEDGVIRPRLVSATSTGGPA, encoded by the coding sequence ATGAGTACCACGCTGGCGGTCGAAACCCGCCACCTGACCAAGGTCTACGGCAGCGGGCACACGGAGGTCGTGGCCATGCGCGACGTCTCCGTGGCCGTGGCCCGGGGCGAGGTCGTCGCGCTGCTCGGCCCGAGCGGGTCGGGGAAGTCGACGTTCCTGACCGCGGTGGGGCTGATCAACCCGCCGTCGTCGGGGGAAATCCGCATCAACGGGACGCTCGTCCAGGACGGGCCGCGGGCGGCGGTGAACGTCACGGCGTTCCGCCGCAACAACATCGGGTTCGTCTTCCAGAAGGCGAATCTGATCCCGTTCCTGTCCGCCCGCGAGAACATCCAGGTCGCGCTCGACCTGGCCGGCTGGCCGTCGCGCACGGCCCGCGACCGGGCGACGGCGCTGATGAAAACGCTCGGGGTGGCCGACCGCGCGGACAACATGCCGAGTGACCTGTCCGGCGGCGAGCAGCAGCGCGTCGCCATCGCCCGTGCCCTCGCCAACGGGCCGAGCGTGATCCTGGCGGACGAGCCGACCGCCGCCCTCGACAGGGAGCGGGGCCGGCAGGTGATGGAGCTGTTCCGGGACGTCGTGCGGGACCACGCGGCCGGTGTGATTGTCGTCACCCACGACGAGCGGGCACTGGACGTGTTCGACACGCTGTACGACATGGAGGACGGCGTCATCCGGCCCCGGCTCGTGAGCGCGACTTCGACTGGAGGACCGGCATGA
- the arsA gene encoding arsenical pump-driving ATPase, producing the protein MEFLENPTRVLFFTGKGGVGKTSVACSAAVKLADAGKRVLLVSTDPASNLDEVLGVRLGNAPTAVPGVPNLKAMNIDPEASAKAYREGMVAPYRGVLPDAAVASMEEQFSGSCTLEIAAFDEFARLLGGTGTTAEFDHVLFDTAPTGHTLRLLSLPSAWDGFLSANTTGTSCLGPLAGLQAQQKLYTDTVKALGDARTTTLVLVARPEASALGEAERTGGELAALGVGNQHLVVNGVFRATDRDDPVARTMARRADQALALVPAGLARLPRTVIPLAPNGLVGIEAIRAMGSAARTGTAAGTGDAPPELPPLAELIDELAGPRHGVILTMGKGGVGKTTVAAAVAVALADRGFKVHLSTTDPAAHVAATLNGDVPNLTVARIDPKAETETYSAEVLATAGKDLDAKGREMLEEDLRSPCTEEIAVFRAFAAAVAKGEGGFVVLDTAPTGHTVLLLDSALAYHREVTRQASGMPEAVEHLLPRLRDPDFTRVVIVTLPEATPVHEAARLQEDLKRAGIVPFAWVVNQSLAPLAVTDPVLASRRGYEARFLREVADELATRVAVVPWQIEPPIGPEQLRELTALASSTTGASGSTR; encoded by the coding sequence ATGGAATTCCTGGAGAACCCGACCCGCGTCCTCTTCTTCACCGGCAAGGGCGGGGTCGGGAAAACGTCGGTCGCATGTTCGGCCGCGGTGAAACTGGCCGACGCCGGCAAGCGGGTGCTGCTCGTCAGCACCGACCCGGCGTCGAACCTCGACGAGGTGCTCGGGGTGCGGCTCGGCAACGCGCCGACGGCGGTGCCCGGGGTGCCGAACCTGAAGGCGATGAACATCGACCCGGAGGCGTCGGCGAAGGCGTACCGGGAGGGCATGGTTGCACCTTACCGCGGCGTGTTACCGGACGCCGCGGTGGCGAGCATGGAGGAGCAGTTTTCCGGGTCGTGTACCCTGGAGATCGCGGCGTTCGACGAGTTCGCCCGACTGCTCGGCGGGACCGGCACGACCGCCGAGTTCGACCACGTCCTGTTCGACACCGCGCCGACCGGCCACACCCTGAGGCTGCTGTCGCTGCCGTCGGCGTGGGACGGGTTCCTGAGCGCCAACACGACCGGCACCTCGTGCCTCGGCCCGCTCGCCGGGCTCCAGGCCCAGCAGAAGCTCTATACCGACACGGTCAAGGCCCTCGGCGACGCGAGGACGACGACGCTGGTCCTCGTCGCCCGGCCGGAGGCGTCGGCGCTCGGCGAGGCGGAGCGGACGGGCGGGGAACTGGCGGCGCTCGGCGTCGGCAACCAACACCTGGTCGTCAACGGCGTGTTCCGGGCGACCGACCGCGACGACCCCGTCGCGCGGACGATGGCGCGGCGGGCCGACCAGGCGCTGGCGCTCGTCCCGGCGGGGCTCGCGCGTCTGCCGCGGACGGTGATCCCGCTGGCCCCGAACGGGCTGGTGGGGATCGAAGCGATCCGGGCGATGGGCTCGGCCGCCCGCACGGGCACGGCCGCGGGCACCGGCGACGCCCCGCCGGAACTCCCGCCGCTGGCGGAGCTGATCGACGAACTGGCCGGTCCCCGGCACGGCGTGATCCTGACGATGGGCAAGGGCGGCGTCGGCAAGACGACGGTGGCCGCGGCCGTGGCCGTGGCCCTGGCCGACCGCGGGTTCAAGGTCCACCTGAGCACGACCGACCCGGCGGCCCACGTCGCCGCCACCCTCAATGGTGACGTGCCGAACCTCACGGTCGCGCGGATCGACCCGAAGGCGGAAACCGAAACCTACTCGGCCGAGGTTCTCGCGACGGCCGGGAAGGACCTGGACGCCAAGGGGCGGGAGATGCTGGAGGAGGACCTCCGGTCGCCGTGCACCGAGGAGATCGCCGTGTTCCGCGCGTTCGCCGCGGCCGTGGCGAAGGGCGAGGGCGGGTTCGTCGTGCTCGACACCGCCCCGACCGGGCACACGGTCCTCCTGCTCGACTCGGCCCTCGCGTACCACCGCGAGGTCACGCGGCAGGCGAGCGGCATGCCCGAGGCCGTGGAGCACCTGCTCCCCCGGCTCCGCGACCCGGACTTCACGCGGGTGGTGATCGTCACGCTGCCCGAGGCCACCCCGGTCCACGAGGCGGCCCGGTTGCAGGAGGACCTGAAGCGGGCCGGCATCGTCCCGTTCGCCTGGGTGGTGAACCAGTCGCTCGCGCCGCTCGCCGTCACCGACCCGGTGCTGGCCTCGCGGCGGGGGTACGAAGCCCGGTTCCTGCGCGAGGTCGCCGACGAACTGGCCACCCGGGTCGCGGTCGTCCCGTGGCAAATCGAGCCCCCGATCGGGCCGGAGCAGTTGCGCGAACTCACGGCCCTGGCGAGTTCCACCACGGGTGCGAGCGGGAGCACGCGGTAA